The following nucleotide sequence is from Corynebacterium marinum DSM 44953.
GACGAGGGGCGTTCATCTCGGTGGTCAGCCCGTATCCCGACCCGGACATCGAGCCCGTCGCGATGACAATGCTGGATGCGGCGGTGTAAGCGACATCCTCTGTACGAGGCCACGACGACAGCAGGACGTTCTCGTCAGTGCCCGAGGACCAGGGTGCTGGCAGCAGCCTCAATGACATCGTCGGTGATGGTCTCCAACTCGTTGATCTTCAACACCCGCTTGATCTGGGGGAACAATCGCTCCACTACGCGGAAGTTGCCGCGGGTCAGTCGCTCGATCGCGGCGATGGCCTGCGCATCCGTGAAATCCTCCGGGTCCAGTTCTCTACCTAGGCGCTTGTAGTGCCGGTTCAGCACGAACAGCAGCTCGTCTTTGCCCAGGGCACGGTAGCGATGAGAGAAGCCCAACCGGCTGAACAACTGGGGGTAGTGCCGGAAGCGCTGGTCAATGCCGGGCATGCCGATGAACATGATCGCCACACCGTCACGATCATGGATGTCGCGCAGCATCTCCAGGGCGGTGGGAGGCAGACGTTCTGCTTCATCAATGATAATCAGTTGGGTGAGCTTCTCACCACTGGATCTGCGCATGTGGAGCCTGTCTCGCTGCCCGGTGGCCATCAGATGCTCCATGATGCAGACATCGAGTTTGCCCCGGTAAAACTCGATATCCTTGATCAACGTCCGGTACTTCGGTTGGACCTCAGGGGTGTAGAACACCGTGCGGGCCCGGTGGGCTGCCGCGTAGATGGCCAGGTCTGATTCACTGCGCGGTCCCCATTCATCGATGAACGTGCCCAGGGTGTCCCAGTGGGCGTACCGTCTGGCGGACTGTGTTTTGCCGACTCCTGCCTCGCCGTGGCAGATGCCGATGGTGGTGTCTTTTCGGATGGCGTTGGCGAACTCGACGAAGCGACGGTGCTCTTTGGTGACAATGAAATCGCGGCTCATGGTGACAGGTCCTCTTCATAGGTCCGCAGGCGAGACGTACGACCACGCGGCCGTGGCGCTTCGGCGCTCACATCGGGGTTCACAGGGGAAAGGTCTGTTGGGTGTGACTCGTGAATGGGGATACGCTCGTTGATCCCGGCACGTAGTTGACGTCGTCGGCGTCGACGAGCGGCCTGGATATCTGCCAGGCTGTAGCGCTGGTTGGGGTGGTCTTCATCCACGGCGACACACAACAACGTGTCGTGGTCGTAGACCCGGATCTCGGAGAGATCCCTCGGGTCGTAGCGGATGGTGACGTCATGGCCGACAAAAGGTGCCAGGGTCGGACTGAGGTAGCGCTGTCCTTGGAAGTGGATGCCGTCTCGCTGCACCCGGCGGTGGGTGGAGACCCGCAGCAGGAGCCCGTCGAGTTCTTCCAGGTTCTCTGGCATCCTGGGAATCCATCCCCGTCCGATCCACGCGGCCTTCGGGCTGGTGTTGATTGAAGAATGCGTGCGTTGGTTATAGCTGCTGATGAACTCGCCGACAGCGGTATCCAGGCTTGTCAGGTCCAGTACGGGGTGTGGGTTTCGGACGCCAGGGGCGAGGTGGCCGGGCAGGGTGGTGAGCAGTTCGGTGTTGACGGTGCTGAAGAACCGCTCGATCTTGCCGCGCCCCTGCGGACGGGCAATAGTTGAATGGATGATCCGGATCTTTAGCGCTGTCGTGGTGTATGTGATGTGGCCACTGGTGAAGTCGGAGCCGTGATCGACATAGAGGACGTCGGGAATACCGCACATCGCCCAAGTGGGGTCTGTTTTCCGCCAGATAGCTTGGCGTAGTGCCAGGGCGGTGTTCATCGCTGAGGGCGCGGTGGTGGTGACCATGTAGCCGCACACTGCCCGGGAGTAGTCGTCGATGATGATGGTGAGCCAGGGGCGAGTCGGCGTGCCGTCCGGGTTCTGGATGAGAATGTCGAGTTGGGTGTGATCGGCCTGCCAGATGGCGTTGGGGCGTTCAGCCCGGTGCCGGTAGACGAGTTCGTGTCGATCCCGGTAGGACGCCGGGCCCTCCAAGGCGAGGGTGACCATCGCCGGGTCAAGCGCTTGGATGATGCCACGCACCGTGGCGTAGCTGGGTGGTTTCACCGATAGTTGCTGTGCTCGGGAGTTCACCAGGCGGTGCAGGGCGGCCATCGATGGCCGTGGCCTGGTGAGCCCGAGGTGTTCTATGTAGGCGACCAGTTCCGCGGATATGCGATGTGCCCCGGCATCGGATCGTGTGGTGGTGCGCAGACCGTGGATTCCGTCGGCCCGGTAGCGGGCAGCCCACCGGGATAGAGTGCGGGTGCTGATGCCGGTGGACCGTGCCAGGTCGGTCAGGGTGATGCCGTCTTCGATGTGCAGGCGAAGGATCTCCCAGCGCTGCATCTCGTCCATCACCATCACCTCACGACCTGGTCATTGTGCCCGCATCAGGCGGGCAGTGCTGACTGTCGTCGTTTAGCACCCTGCAGATGCCGGTACAGTGTTGCCCTCGACCAGCCGACCATGCTCGCGGCGTCTTCGGCACTACGGCCTTTGGCTCTCTCCTCGGCGACGATAGCGAGCTTGCGGTCGACCACCTCTGGATCCACAGGTGGTCGGCCGAAGCGGGTGCCCTGGGCTTTCGCTGCGGCGATGCCGGCGTTGACGCGTTCGGTGATCAGTTCTCGTTCGTACTCAGCCAGAGTCCCCAGCATCCCGAGCATCAGCCGACCCGAGGACGTCTCCGGGTCGATGCCGTCAGAGACCGACTTAATCTTCACCTCTCGTTCGCGCAGCAGGTTCACCGTGTTGAGTACGTCGAGCAGGGATCGGCCCAGCCGGTCGATGCGCCACACCACCACCGTGTCACCGGGTTGGGCATAGGCGAGAAGTTTCTTCATTCCGGGACGCTCGATCGCATTCTTCGCCCCGGAGGTGACATCGCTGAAGACATCACGGTCCTGGACCCCGGCGGTGACCAAGGCGTCGTGTTGAAGTGTCGGATCCTGACCGACGGTGGATACCCGGGTGTAGCCCAACAGTCTCATACCCACCATCATGCCTCACTAAATCCCAGCATGGAAGAAGGCGGGACACTTTTCGGTGAGACAGGTTGGTAAGACATTTTTCGTGTTGGTTTCCGCAGGAGCCCCGGTTCTCGACATGCTCGCCGCAGGTGTCTTTTAAACCTTTAGTATTTCAAGACAAGAAAGAACGGGCAGTACAGTTTTGCATTACTACTCATCACCTAGCCCGAGCCGAGGGAGAACATCAGACAGAACTGTTTCCACGGGCGTATGGACGTTGCTTGCCGCCGTGCCCCCATGGAGATGTAGGTACTCACTCACCAATCTGACCCCGGCGGCGTATCCAGCACCAGTGGGCAGGCCGACCGGTTCCGCCCCGAATAGTTGGGCGGTCTTGTCGCCGAGTACCCATGCAGCAAAGTCCTGCATTCCGGTGACCTGTAGGCCACTGGCGACCTTGGCCAGAACACTGTCGTCATTGCGGGTCTGGTCATCGACGAAGTGGGTGTAACCGTGGCTGCCGTAGAGCTCGGTAGCAAAAACATCAGCTAGGCCCTCTGCAACGACATGTTCGCCCACTGTCACTGTGACCGGATCCCACACGACTCCGCCGGGCGAGTACCGAACATTGTGGTGCAGTTCATGGACAACGATGGCCTCCAGACGATTGAGGACGTCAATGGTGGGCCAGACCGATATGACGATATAGCCACTGATGCCGCCGAACGCGCTGAGCCCTTTGACTTCCTCCATGAAGTGCCTGTTGGTGGGATCGCCAAGCAGCAGCAGTACCTTCAGGTCTGGGATGTGTAGGTCTGGGTTCGCTGTCTTCAGCGTTTCGATTCCACGTTCCAGAGCGTGGTGCATGCGTTCCCATGCGTTAGCCCGGATCAGGGTGTCCAGGGATTCACGAAGCTCTTCTTCGGGGCCATTTTCCGGGAAGCCGAAGTTCTGCTTGTGGATGACGGCCAGGTCCATCTCGCCGGGAACGAAGTGATACATGCCG
It contains:
- a CDS encoding AAA family ATPase; protein product: MSRDFIVTKEHRRFVEFANAIRKDTTIGICHGEAGVGKTQSARRYAHWDTLGTFIDEWGPRSESDLAIYAAAHRARTVFYTPEVQPKYRTLIKDIEFYRGKLDVCIMEHLMATGQRDRLHMRRSSGEKLTQLIIIDEAERLPPTALEMLRDIHDRDGVAIMFIGMPGIDQRFRHYPQLFSRLGFSHRYRALGKDELLFVLNRHYKRLGRELDPEDFTDAQAIAAIERLTRGNFRVVERLFPQIKRVLKINELETITDDVIEAAASTLVLGH
- a CDS encoding Mu transposase C-terminal domain-containing protein, whose product is MDEMQRWEILRLHIEDGITLTDLARSTGISTRTLSRWAARYRADGIHGLRTTTRSDAGAHRISAELVAYIEHLGLTRPRPSMAALHRLVNSRAQQLSVKPPSYATVRGIIQALDPAMVTLALEGPASYRDRHELVYRHRAERPNAIWQADHTQLDILIQNPDGTPTRPWLTIIIDDYSRAVCGYMVTTTAPSAMNTALALRQAIWRKTDPTWAMCGIPDVLYVDHGSDFTSGHITYTTTALKIRIIHSTIARPQGRGKIERFFSTVNTELLTTLPGHLAPGVRNPHPVLDLTSLDTAVGEFISSYNQRTHSSINTSPKAAWIGRGWIPRMPENLEELDGLLLRVSTHRRVQRDGIHFQGQRYLSPTLAPFVGHDVTIRYDPRDLSEIRVYDHDTLLCVAVDEDHPNQRYSLADIQAARRRRRRQLRAGINERIPIHESHPTDLSPVNPDVSAEAPRPRGRTSRLRTYEEDLSP
- a CDS encoding recombinase family protein; this encodes MRLLGYTRVSTVGQDPTLQHDALVTAGVQDRDVFSDVTSGAKNAIERPGMKKLLAYAQPGDTVVVWRIDRLGRSLLDVLNTVNLLREREVKIKSVSDGIDPETSSGRLMLGMLGTLAEYERELITERVNAGIAAAKAQGTRFGRPPVDPEVVDRKLAIVAEERAKGRSAEDAASMVGWSRATLYRHLQGAKRRQSALPA
- a CDS encoding DUF2268 domain-containing protein, translating into MNIDIIDTAAAMTRVFDVAPEHRRDLIRKMWSPMNGMYHFVPGEMDLAVIHKQNFGFPENGPEEELRESLDTLIRANAWERMHHALERGIETLKTANPDLHIPDLKVLLLLGDPTNRHFMEEVKGLSAFGGISGYIVISVWPTIDVLNRLEAIVVHELHHNVRYSPGGVVWDPVTVTVGEHVVAEGLADVFATELYGSHGYTHFVDDQTRNDDSVLAKVASGLQVTGMQDFAAWVLGDKTAQLFGAEPVGLPTGAGYAAGVRLVSEYLHLHGGTAASNVHTPVETVLSDVLPRLGLGDE